A genomic region of Streptomyces diastaticus subsp. diastaticus contains the following coding sequences:
- the thiI gene encoding tRNA uracil 4-sulfurtransferase ThiI, with protein sequence MPAPRGAPDRHGSCVLLKHGEIFLKGRNRHLFTERLHDNLRLALRGIGGSTWIKTAQNVTVLGGQVPQEALLERARRVIGFNSVEPAVRVPSDLDTITAAAVDALADTPHGATFAVRTRRRDKQFPLTSSQVDAHVGARVLARVPGLRVNLARPDVVLTVEIDRKETYLSRERLPGLTGLPVGSSGRALVLLSGGYDSPVAAHRAMRRGLACDFVHFNGAPYTNPSSVYKAYALARELNRYQPPGRLHVIALGKAQKQLAVAGAGRLQVVAQRRLMVRTASALAARTSAEALVTGDSLGQVASQTLANLAAVDEAAALPVLRPLIGWDKQEIIDEAVSIGTAGISVLPDEDCCSLLAPPRVSTRAGLPQLYSVEKRLDLDEVVETLLDAAQVLRPGTDAEEVPAAADGDCAASV encoded by the coding sequence GTGCCCGCTCCCCGTGGCGCGCCCGACCGTCACGGCTCGTGCGTGCTGCTCAAGCACGGCGAGATCTTCCTCAAGGGCCGCAACCGCCACCTCTTCACCGAGCGGCTGCACGACAACCTGCGGCTCGCACTGCGCGGAATCGGCGGTTCGACGTGGATCAAGACCGCCCAGAACGTGACCGTACTGGGCGGGCAGGTGCCTCAGGAGGCTCTGCTGGAGCGGGCGCGCAGGGTGATCGGCTTCAACTCGGTGGAGCCGGCCGTGCGGGTGCCCAGCGATCTGGACACCATCACCGCGGCGGCCGTGGACGCGCTGGCCGACACCCCGCACGGCGCCACATTCGCCGTGCGGACCAGACGGCGGGACAAGCAGTTCCCGCTGACCTCGTCCCAGGTGGACGCCCACGTCGGGGCCAGGGTCCTGGCCCGGGTTCCCGGCCTGCGCGTGAACCTGGCCCGGCCCGATGTCGTACTGACGGTGGAGATCGACCGCAAGGAGACGTACCTGTCCCGCGAACGCCTCCCGGGCCTGACCGGGCTGCCCGTCGGCTCCAGCGGCCGTGCCCTGGTCCTGCTGTCCGGCGGCTACGACTCACCGGTGGCCGCACACCGTGCCATGAGGCGCGGACTGGCCTGCGACTTCGTGCACTTCAACGGCGCCCCGTACACCAATCCGTCGTCGGTGTACAAGGCGTACGCCCTGGCCCGAGAGCTGAACCGCTACCAGCCACCCGGCCGGCTGCACGTCATCGCCCTCGGCAAGGCCCAGAAGCAGCTCGCCGTGGCCGGGGCGGGGCGGCTCCAGGTGGTGGCGCAGCGCCGGCTGATGGTGCGCACCGCGTCGGCACTGGCCGCACGTACCAGCGCCGAGGCCCTGGTGACGGGCGACAGCCTGGGCCAGGTGGCCAGTCAGACGCTGGCCAACCTGGCCGCGGTGGACGAGGCGGCGGCTCTGCCCGTGCTGCGGCCTCTGATCGGCTGGGACAAGCAGGAGATCATCGACGAGGCCGTGTCCATCGGCACCGCCGGGATCTCGGTCCTGCCCGACGAGGACTGCTGCAGCCTGCTCGCACCTCCGCGGGTCAGCACCCGCGCCGGGCTGCCGCAGCTGTACTCCGTCGAGAAGCGTCTCGACCTGGACGAGGTGGTCGAGACGCTTCTGGACGCCGCTCAGGTGCTGCGTCCGGGGACGGACGCCGAGGAGGTGCCAGCCGCCGCGGACGGCGACTGCGCGGCCTCCGTCTGA
- the nrdI gene encoding class Ib ribonucleoside-diphosphate reductase assembly flavoprotein NrdI — MSGLVYFSSVSENTRRFVEKLALPATRIPLHPRREGIPQVTEPYVLITPTYGGGEHAGAVPKQVIRFLNVEANRLLLRGVIASGNTNFGVDYCLAGRVISAKCRVPELYRFELLGTDRDVRAVREGLQKFWTRHSSTRRTTERQAA, encoded by the coding sequence ATGAGCGGTCTCGTGTATTTCTCCAGCGTCTCGGAGAACACCAGACGCTTCGTGGAGAAGCTGGCCCTGCCGGCCACGCGCATCCCCCTGCACCCGCGTCGCGAGGGCATACCGCAGGTGACCGAGCCGTATGTGCTGATCACGCCGACCTACGGCGGCGGAGAACACGCGGGCGCGGTGCCCAAGCAGGTGATCCGCTTTCTGAACGTCGAGGCCAACCGGCTGCTGCTGCGCGGAGTCATCGCCTCCGGCAACACCAACTTCGGCGTCGACTACTGCCTGGCCGGCCGGGTGATCTCGGCGAAGTGCCGGGTCCCGGAGCTGTACCGATTCGAACTGCTGGGCACGGACCGCGACGTCCGCGCCGTGAGGGAAGGGCTGCAAAAATTTTGGACACGACACTCGTCAACCAGGCGGACGACGGAGCGACAGGCGGCATGA
- the nrdE gene encoding class 1b ribonucleoside-diphosphate reductase subunit alpha — protein sequence MSTLTTAVTVPAAQRESVGTRKDYHALNAMLNMYDCDGNIQFGQDREAVRQYFLQHVNPNTVQFGSLKEKIDYLIANDYYEEAPIRRYRWEFLEDLYRRAYAHEHRFRTFLGAFKYYTSYTLKAFDGSRYLERYEDRVVATALFLGAGDETLASRLVDEMMTGRFQPATPTFLNAGKAQRGELVSCFLLRVEDNLESIGRGINSALQLSKRGGGVALLLTNLREQGAPIKKIENQSSGVVPVMKLLEDSFSYANQLGARQGAGAVYLHAHHPDIMRFLDTKRENADEKIRIKTLSLGVVVPDITFELAKRNEDMRLFSPYDVEREYGMPLADLSVSEHYDEMVANPRIRKTTLSAREFFKTVAELQFESGYPYLLFEDTVNRANPIPGWINMSNLCSEILQVNTPSTYDASLGYETVGRDISCNLGSLNIAAAMASPDLGATVETAVRGLTSVSDQSNIDAVPSVAHGNDLSHSIGLGQMNLHGYLASQRIHYGSEEGVDFTDMYFYAVAFHALRASNRIAIERGTAFDGFEATAYADGSYFDKYTERVWEPATERVRKLFADAGIALPTQADWRELKESVREHGIYNQYLQAVPPTGSISYINDSTASIHPIASKVEIRKEGKLGRVYYPAPHMDNDNLEYFQDAYEIGYEKIIDTYAAATQHVDQGLSCTLFFRDTATTRDLNKAQIPAWRKGIKTLYYIRLRQEALEGTEIENCLSCTL from the coding sequence ATGAGCACCCTCACCACCGCGGTCACGGTCCCCGCGGCGCAGCGCGAGTCGGTCGGCACGCGCAAGGACTACCACGCGCTGAACGCCATGCTGAACATGTACGACTGCGACGGCAACATCCAGTTCGGCCAGGACCGCGAAGCCGTACGGCAGTACTTCCTCCAGCATGTGAACCCGAACACCGTGCAGTTCGGGTCGCTCAAGGAGAAGATCGACTACCTGATCGCGAACGACTACTACGAGGAAGCCCCGATCCGGCGCTACCGCTGGGAGTTCCTGGAGGACCTCTACCGGCGGGCGTACGCGCACGAGCACCGCTTCCGCACCTTCCTCGGGGCGTTCAAGTACTACACGTCGTACACGCTCAAGGCCTTCGACGGTTCCCGATACCTGGAACGCTACGAGGACCGAGTCGTCGCCACCGCCCTGTTCCTGGGCGCCGGCGACGAGACGCTGGCCTCCCGGCTGGTCGACGAGATGATGACCGGCCGTTTCCAGCCGGCCACCCCGACCTTCCTCAACGCGGGCAAGGCCCAGCGCGGCGAACTGGTCTCCTGCTTCCTGCTGCGTGTCGAGGACAACCTGGAGTCCATCGGGCGCGGCATCAACTCGGCGCTCCAGCTCTCCAAGCGCGGCGGCGGCGTGGCGCTTCTGCTGACGAACCTGCGCGAGCAGGGGGCGCCGATCAAGAAGATCGAGAACCAGTCCTCCGGTGTCGTCCCGGTGATGAAGCTCCTGGAGGACTCCTTCTCCTACGCCAACCAGCTCGGTGCGCGGCAGGGTGCGGGCGCGGTGTACCTCCACGCCCACCACCCAGACATCATGCGGTTCCTGGACACCAAGCGGGAGAACGCGGACGAGAAGATCCGTATCAAGACCCTGTCTCTAGGCGTGGTCGTCCCGGACATCACGTTCGAGCTCGCCAAGCGCAACGAGGACATGCGCCTGTTCTCGCCCTACGACGTGGAGCGCGAGTACGGCATGCCGCTGGCCGACCTGTCGGTGAGCGAGCACTACGACGAGATGGTCGCCAACCCGCGCATCCGCAAGACCACGCTCAGTGCCCGCGAGTTCTTCAAGACCGTCGCGGAGCTGCAGTTCGAGTCCGGCTACCCGTACCTGCTGTTCGAGGACACGGTGAACCGGGCCAACCCGATCCCGGGCTGGATCAACATGTCCAACCTGTGCTCGGAGATCCTCCAGGTCAACACCCCCAGCACCTACGACGCCTCGCTCGGCTACGAGACGGTCGGCCGGGACATCTCCTGCAACCTCGGCTCACTGAACATCGCCGCCGCGATGGCCTCCCCCGACCTCGGCGCGACGGTCGAGACGGCGGTGCGCGGACTCACCTCCGTCTCCGACCAGTCGAACATCGACGCGGTGCCGTCCGTGGCGCACGGCAACGACCTGTCCCACTCCATCGGCCTCGGCCAGATGAACCTGCACGGCTACCTCGCCTCGCAGCGCATCCACTACGGCAGCGAGGAGGGCGTCGACTTCACCGACATGTACTTCTACGCGGTCGCCTTCCACGCCCTGCGCGCGTCGAACCGGATCGCGATCGAGCGCGGCACCGCCTTCGACGGCTTCGAGGCCACGGCGTACGCGGACGGCTCGTACTTCGACAAGTACACCGAGCGGGTCTGGGAGCCGGCCACCGAGCGGGTACGGAAGCTGTTCGCCGACGCGGGGATCGCCCTGCCCACGCAGGCCGACTGGCGCGAGCTGAAGGAGTCCGTGCGGGAGCACGGCATCTACAACCAGTACCTTCAGGCCGTACCGCCCACCGGATCCATCAGCTACATCAACGACTCGACCGCCTCCATCCACCCGATCGCCTCCAAGGTGGAGATCCGCAAGGAGGGCAAGCTCGGCCGCGTCTACTACCCGGCGCCGCACATGGACAACGACAACCTGGAGTACTTCCAGGACGCGTACGAGATCGGCTACGAGAAGATCATCGACACCTACGCGGCGGCCACCCAGCACGTCGACCAGGGCCTGAGTTGCACCCTCTTCTTCCGGGACACCGCCACCACCCGCGACCTGAACAAGGCGCAGATCCCCGCCTGGCGCAAGGGCATCAAGACCCTCTACTACATCCGGCTGCGCCAGGAGGCCCTCGAAGGCACCGAGATCGAGAACTGCCTGTCCTGCACCCTGTGA
- the metE gene encoding 5-methyltetrahydropteroyltriglutamate--homocysteine S-methyltransferase, whose protein sequence is MTAKSAAAAARATVYGYPRQGPNRELKKAIEGYWKGRVTADALQATAAELRRNNRQRLADAGVHEVPTGDFSYYDHVLDTTVMVGAIPERHRSAVEADATDGYFAMARGTQDVGPLEMTKWFDTNYHYLVPELGPDTVFTADSGKQVGELKEALAQGLTARPVLVGPVTYLLLAKPAPGVPADFEPLTLLDRLLPVYAEVLADLRAAGAEWVQLDEPGLVQDRTPAELNAAERAYRNLGALTDRPKLLVASYFDRLGDALPILAQAPVEGLALDFTDAAAANLDALAAVGGLPGKRLVAGVVNGRNIWINDLQKSLSTLGTLLGLADRVDVAASCSLLHVPLDASAEKDVDPQILRWLAFAQQKTAEVVTLAKGLAQGTDAITGELAANRAGLASRTSSPITRDPAVRSRAEAVMDADARRSQPYAERTAAQRAHLRLPLLPTTTIGSFPQTGELRTARADLRAGRIDTAGYEERIKAEIQEVISFQEKTGLDVLVHGEPERNDMVQYFAEQLTGYLATQHGWVQSYGTRYVRPPILAGDISRPEPMTVRWTSYVQSLSDRPVKGMLTGPVTMLAWSFVRDDQPLGDTARQVALALRDEVNDLEAAGTSVIQVDEPALRETLPLRAADRDAYLAWATEAFRLSTSGVRPDTQIHTHMCYAEFGDIVQAIDDLDADVISLEAARSHMQVARELAAHGYPREAGPGVYDIHSPRVPSADEAADLLRTGLKAIPAERLWVNPDCGLKTRAWPETRASLENLVAAARTVRSELPAS, encoded by the coding sequence GTGACAGCCAAGTCCGCAGCCGCGGCAGCACGGGCCACCGTGTACGGCTACCCCCGCCAGGGCCCGAACCGGGAACTGAAGAAGGCGATCGAAGGCTACTGGAAGGGCCGCGTCACCGCCGACGCCCTCCAAGCCACCGCCGCCGAACTCCGCCGGAACAACCGGCAACGGCTCGCCGACGCTGGCGTCCACGAGGTGCCCACCGGTGACTTCTCGTACTACGACCACGTCCTGGACACCACCGTCATGGTCGGCGCGATCCCCGAGCGGCACCGCTCCGCGGTCGAGGCCGACGCGACGGACGGCTACTTCGCGATGGCGCGCGGTACCCAGGATGTCGGTCCGCTGGAGATGACCAAGTGGTTCGACACCAACTACCACTACCTGGTCCCCGAGCTGGGTCCCGACACCGTCTTCACGGCCGACTCCGGCAAGCAGGTCGGCGAGCTGAAGGAAGCCCTCGCCCAGGGACTCACCGCCCGGCCCGTGCTGGTCGGCCCCGTGACGTATCTTCTGCTGGCCAAGCCCGCCCCGGGCGTACCCGCCGACTTCGAGCCGCTGACCCTCCTGGACCGGCTACTGCCCGTGTACGCGGAAGTGCTCGCCGACCTGCGCGCGGCCGGCGCAGAGTGGGTGCAGCTCGATGAACCCGGCCTCGTGCAGGACCGTACCCCGGCCGAGCTGAACGCCGCCGAGCGCGCCTACCGCAATCTCGGTGCTCTCACCGACCGGCCCAAGCTGCTCGTGGCCTCCTACTTCGACCGGCTCGGGGACGCACTGCCGATCCTGGCGCAGGCCCCGGTCGAGGGACTCGCGCTCGACTTCACCGATGCCGCGGCCGCCAACCTGGACGCCCTCGCGGCCGTCGGCGGGCTGCCCGGCAAGCGCCTGGTCGCCGGTGTCGTCAACGGCCGGAACATCTGGATCAACGACCTGCAGAAGTCGCTGTCCACCCTCGGAACCCTCCTCGGCCTCGCCGACCGCGTCGACGTCGCCGCTTCCTGCTCCCTCCTCCACGTCCCCCTGGACGCGTCCGCGGAAAAGGACGTCGATCCGCAAATCCTGCGCTGGCTGGCCTTCGCCCAGCAGAAGACCGCCGAGGTCGTCACGCTCGCCAAGGGCCTCGCCCAGGGCACCGACGCCATCACCGGGGAACTCGCCGCCAACCGCGCCGGCCTCGCCTCACGTACGAGCTCGCCGATCACCCGCGACCCCGCCGTCCGGTCCCGTGCCGAGGCCGTGATGGACGCAGACGCCCGCCGTTCCCAGCCGTACGCCGAGCGCACCGCCGCCCAGCGCGCCCACCTCAGGCTGCCCCTGCTGCCCACGACCACCATCGGCTCCTTCCCGCAGACCGGCGAACTGCGCACCGCCCGCGCCGACCTGCGTGCCGGGCGCATCGACACCGCCGGATACGAGGAGCGCATCAAGGCAGAGATCCAGGAAGTGATCTCCTTCCAGGAGAAGACCGGCCTGGACGTCCTGGTGCACGGCGAGCCCGAACGCAACGACATGGTCCAGTACTTCGCCGAACAGCTCACCGGCTACCTCGCCACCCAGCACGGCTGGGTCCAGTCCTACGGCACCCGCTACGTCCGCCCGCCGATCCTGGCCGGCGACATCTCCCGCCCCGAGCCGATGACCGTGCGCTGGACCTCGTACGTCCAGTCGCTCAGCGACCGGCCCGTCAAGGGCATGCTGACCGGACCGGTCACCATGCTGGCCTGGTCCTTCGTCCGCGACGACCAGCCCCTCGGCGACACCGCCCGCCAGGTCGCCCTCGCCCTGCGCGACGAGGTCAACGACCTGGAGGCGGCCGGCACCTCGGTCATCCAGGTGGACGAGCCCGCGCTGCGCGAGACCCTGCCGCTGCGGGCCGCCGACCGGGACGCCTACCTGGCGTGGGCCACCGAGGCGTTCCGGCTCAGCACGAGCGGGGTGCGGCCGGACACCCAGATCCACACCCACATGTGCTACGCCGAGTTCGGCGACATCGTGCAGGCCATCGACGACCTCGACGCCGACGTCATCAGCCTGGAGGCCGCCCGCTCCCACATGCAGGTCGCGCGCGAACTCGCCGCCCACGGCTACCCCCGCGAGGCCGGACCAGGTGTCTACGACATCCACTCCCCGCGCGTCCCGAGCGCCGACGAGGCCGCTGACCTGCTGCGCACCGGCCTCAAGGCGATCCCGGCCGAGCGGCTGTGGGTTAACCCCGACTGCGGCCTGAAGACCCGCGCCTGGCCCGAGACCCGCGCCTCGCTGGAAAACCTGGTCGCCGCCGCCCGCACCGTCCGGAGCGAGCTGCCCGCCTCCTGA
- a CDS encoding bifunctional 2-methylcitrate synthase/citrate synthase translates to MTTTAPGIHRGLAGVVVDTTEISTVIQDTNSLTYRGYPVQDLAARRSFEEVAHLLWYGELPDQGQLRDFQARERALRPLDRTTLELLARLPETCHPMDVLRTAVSFFGAEDPTEDDGSLAANRAKSLTLLAKLPTVVAADQRRRRGFAPIPPDPSLGYAENFFHMCFGSVPDPDVVRCFEISLTLYAEHSFNASTFTARVVTSTLSDLYSAVTAAIGALKGPLHGGANEAVMHMLLEIGDPQRAETWLDEALATKRKIMGFGHRVYKHGDSRVPVMQDALDRLVARAADPEVTRLATLHAALRHAMVDRKGIHPNLDYPAGLAYHLMGFDIPVFTPIFVMSRITGWTAHITEQLAHNALIRPLASYDGPGQRAVPGAA, encoded by the coding sequence ATGACCACCACCGCGCCCGGGATCCACCGCGGTCTCGCCGGTGTCGTCGTCGACACCACCGAGATCTCCACGGTCATCCAGGACACCAACTCCCTCACCTACCGCGGCTATCCCGTCCAGGACCTCGCGGCCCGCCGCTCCTTCGAGGAAGTCGCCCACCTGCTCTGGTACGGCGAACTCCCCGACCAGGGGCAGCTCCGCGATTTCCAGGCCCGTGAACGCGCCCTGCGTCCCCTCGACCGCACCACACTGGAACTGCTCGCCCGGCTGCCCGAGACGTGCCATCCCATGGACGTCCTGCGCACCGCCGTCAGCTTCTTCGGCGCGGAGGACCCCACCGAGGACGACGGCAGCCTCGCCGCCAACCGCGCCAAGTCCCTCACCCTGCTCGCGAAGCTGCCCACGGTCGTGGCCGCCGACCAGCGGCGCCGCCGGGGCTTCGCCCCGATCCCGCCCGACCCGTCCCTCGGGTACGCCGAGAACTTCTTCCACATGTGCTTCGGCAGCGTGCCCGACCCGGACGTGGTCCGCTGCTTCGAGATCTCCCTGACCTTGTACGCCGAACACAGCTTCAACGCCTCGACGTTCACCGCCCGCGTCGTCACCTCCACCCTCTCCGATCTCTACAGCGCGGTCACCGCCGCGATCGGCGCCCTCAAGGGACCGCTGCACGGCGGTGCCAACGAGGCCGTGATGCACATGCTGCTGGAGATCGGCGATCCGCAGCGGGCCGAGACGTGGCTGGACGAGGCGCTGGCGACCAAGCGGAAGATCATGGGGTTCGGCCACCGTGTCTACAAGCACGGCGACTCCCGCGTCCCGGTCATGCAGGACGCCCTGGACCGGCTGGTCGCCCGCGCCGCCGACCCCGAGGTGACCCGGCTCGCCACCCTCCACGCCGCCCTGCGGCACGCCATGGTCGACCGCAAGGGCATCCACCCGAACCTGGACTACCCGGCCGGCCTCGCCTACCACCTCATGGGCTTCGACATCCCGGTCTTCACGCCGATCTTCGTGATGAGCCGCATCACCGGCTGGACGGCGCACATCACCGAGCAGCTCGCCCACAACGCGCTGATCCGCCCGCTGGCCTCGTACGACGGCCCGGGCCAGCGGGCGGTGCCGGGCGCGGCGTGA
- a CDS encoding IS110 family transposase, whose protein sequence is MFEIEGVGVFLGLDVGKSNHHGHGLTPAGKKVFDKPLPNSEPKLRAVLDKLTAKFGTVLVIVDQPASIGALPLTVARDAGCQVAYLPGLAMRRIADLYPGEAKTDAKDAAVIADAARTMPHALRSLDLTDEITAELTVLVGFDQDLAAEATRTSNRIRGLLTQFHPSLERVLGPRLDHQAVTWLLERHGSPAALRKAGRRRLVELIRPKAPRMAQRLIDDIFEALDEQTVVVPGTGTLDIVVPSLAASLAAVHTQRRAMEAQINTLLEAHPLSPVLTSMPGVGVRTAAVLLVTVGDGTSFPTAAHLASYAGLAPTTKQSGTSIHGEHAPRGGNRQLKRAMFLSAFACMNADPVSRAYYDRQRARGKTHTQALLRLARQRISVLFAMLRDGTFYQSRTPKDVELAA, encoded by the coding sequence ATGTTCGAGATCGAAGGCGTGGGCGTGTTCCTCGGCCTGGACGTCGGCAAGAGCAACCATCACGGCCACGGGCTCACCCCGGCCGGGAAGAAGGTCTTCGACAAGCCGCTGCCCAACAGCGAACCGAAACTGCGGGCCGTTCTCGACAAGCTGACCGCGAAGTTCGGCACCGTGTTGGTGATCGTGGACCAGCCCGCCTCGATCGGCGCCCTCCCGCTGACCGTGGCCCGGGACGCGGGCTGCCAGGTCGCCTACCTGCCCGGACTCGCCATGCGGCGGATCGCCGACCTCTACCCGGGCGAGGCCAAGACCGACGCCAAGGACGCGGCGGTGATCGCGGACGCGGCCCGGACGATGCCGCACGCCCTGCGTTCCCTGGACCTTACCGATGAGATCACCGCCGAGCTGACCGTGCTCGTCGGCTTCGACCAGGACCTCGCGGCCGAGGCCACCCGCACCAGCAACCGGATACGCGGCCTGCTCACTCAGTTCCATCCCAGCCTGGAACGTGTTCTGGGCCCGCGCCTCGACCACCAGGCCGTCACCTGGCTCCTGGAGCGTCACGGCTCCCCGGCCGCCCTGCGCAAAGCCGGCCGCCGCAGACTCGTCGAACTGATCCGGCCCAAGGCGCCGCGCATGGCCCAGCGGCTGATCGACGACATCTTCGAGGCCCTCGACGAACAGACCGTCGTCGTCCCGGGCACCGGCACCCTCGATATCGTCGTGCCCTCCCTGGCCGCCTCGCTCGCCGCCGTCCACACCCAGCGCAGGGCGATGGAAGCCCAGATCAACACGCTGCTGGAGGCCCACCCTCTTTCCCCGGTCCTGACGTCGATGCCCGGCGTCGGCGTCAGGACCGCCGCTGTCCTGCTGGTCACCGTCGGCGACGGCACCAGCTTCCCCACCGCTGCCCACCTGGCCTCCTACGCCGGCCTCGCCCCCACCACGAAGCAGTCGGGAACCTCGATCCACGGCGAACACGCACCCCGAGGCGGCAATCGGCAACTCAAACGGGCGATGTTCCTGTCCGCCTTCGCCTGCATGAACGCCGATCCCGTCTCTCGCGCCTACTACGACCGCCAGCGAGCCCGCGGCAAGACCCACACCCAGGCCCTCCTCCGCCTCGCCCGCCAGCGCATCAGCGTCCTGTTCGCCATGCTCCGCGACGGCACCTTCTACCAATCCCGGACACCGAAGGACGTTGAACTCGCCGCATAA
- the nrdF gene encoding class 1b ribonucleoside-diphosphate reductase subunit beta codes for MTTTPPAPTELSVTPPSYRHDPAARLRPVNWNRVTDEKDLEVWNRLTANFWLPEKVPLSNDLKDWQQKLTAEERTLTMRVFTGLTMLDTVQATVGEIVQIQDARTEHEEAVYTNIAFMQAVHARSYSSVFSTLSTTPEIDDAYRWAVDNDVLQQRCKTVLEYYYGDDPLKRKVASTLLSSLLLYAGFYLPLHFSTHALLTNTADMIRLILRDKAVHGYYSGYKYQRGLEKLDAAGQEEMRTFTYDLLEKLYQLELQYSGELYEPLGLMDDVAVFVRYNANKALMNLGYPARFDAEETEVNPEILAALSPGADENHDFFSGSGSSYVMGKAEDTADDDWDF; via the coding sequence ATGACCACGACTCCCCCTGCACCGACCGAGCTGTCGGTCACGCCGCCCTCCTACCGTCACGACCCGGCCGCCCGGCTCCGGCCGGTCAACTGGAACCGCGTCACCGACGAGAAGGACCTGGAGGTCTGGAACCGGCTCACCGCCAACTTCTGGCTGCCCGAGAAGGTCCCGCTGTCCAACGACCTCAAGGACTGGCAGCAGAAGCTCACCGCCGAGGAGCGCACGCTCACCATGCGCGTGTTCACCGGCCTGACCATGCTCGACACCGTGCAGGCCACGGTCGGCGAAATCGTCCAGATCCAGGACGCCCGCACCGAGCACGAGGAGGCCGTCTACACCAACATCGCCTTCATGCAGGCCGTGCACGCCCGCAGCTACTCCTCGGTCTTCTCGACGCTCTCCACCACCCCGGAGATCGACGACGCCTACCGCTGGGCCGTGGACAACGACGTCCTCCAGCAGCGCTGCAAGACGGTCCTGGAGTACTACTACGGCGACGACCCGCTCAAGCGGAAGGTCGCCTCCACCCTCCTGTCCTCGCTGCTGCTGTACGCGGGCTTCTACCTCCCGCTGCACTTCTCCACCCACGCCCTGCTCACCAACACCGCCGACATGATCCGGCTGATCCTGCGCGACAAGGCCGTGCACGGCTACTACTCCGGCTACAAGTACCAGCGCGGCCTGGAGAAGCTCGACGCCGCCGGGCAGGAGGAGATGCGGACGTTCACGTACGACCTGCTGGAGAAGCTGTACCAGCTGGAGCTCCAGTACTCCGGCGAGCTGTACGAGCCGCTCGGACTCATGGACGACGTGGCGGTCTTCGTCCGGTACAACGCCAACAAGGCGCTGATGAACCTGGGTTACCCGGCCCGGTTCGACGCGGAGGAGACCGAGGTGAACCCGGAGATCCTTGCGGCGCTCTCGCCCGGCGCGGACGAGAACCACGACTTCTTCTCCGGGTCCGGCTCCTCGTACGTCATGGGCAAGGCCGAGGACACCGCCGACGACGACTGGGACTTCTGA
- the prpB gene encoding methylisocitrate lyase, giving the protein MLHTRTTPAERRRTFREHLASGRLLRMPGAINPLSARLIQDTGFDAVYLSGAVLAADLGLPDIGLTTSTEIAARAQQTTRVTDLPVLIDADTGFGEPMNAARTVQLMEDAGLAGLHLEDQVNPKRCGHLDGKTITPREEMVRRVRAAVDARRDPDFLLMARTDARAVEGLDAAIDRARAYVDAGADAIFPEALADLSEYEAFRKAVDVPLLANLTEFGKTPLLDTATLENLGYNIALYPVTLLRLAMGAVEDGLRTIAAEGTQGSLLPRMQTRSRLYELLGYEEYSAFDSAVFDFTLPPGN; this is encoded by the coding sequence GTGCTGCACACCCGGACCACACCCGCCGAGCGCCGCCGCACCTTCCGCGAGCACCTGGCCTCGGGCCGGCTGCTGCGCATGCCGGGCGCCATCAACCCGTTGTCCGCCCGCCTGATCCAGGACACCGGCTTCGACGCCGTCTACCTGTCCGGCGCGGTCCTCGCCGCCGACCTGGGCCTGCCCGACATCGGCCTGACCACCTCCACCGAGATCGCGGCCCGCGCCCAGCAGACGACCAGGGTCACCGACCTGCCCGTCCTCATCGACGCCGACACCGGCTTCGGCGAACCCATGAACGCCGCCCGCACCGTCCAGCTGATGGAGGACGCCGGGCTGGCCGGACTCCACCTGGAGGACCAGGTCAACCCCAAGCGCTGCGGCCACCTCGACGGAAAGACGATCACGCCCCGGGAGGAGATGGTCCGGCGCGTCCGGGCCGCCGTCGACGCCCGCCGGGACCCGGACTTCCTGCTGATGGCCCGCACCGACGCCCGCGCGGTCGAGGGCCTTGACGCCGCGATCGACCGGGCCAGGGCGTACGTCGACGCCGGCGCGGACGCGATCTTCCCCGAAGCCCTCGCCGACCTCTCCGAGTACGAGGCGTTCCGCAAGGCCGTCGACGTGCCGCTGCTCGCCAACCTCACCGAGTTCGGCAAGACCCCCCTCCTCGACACGGCCACCCTGGAGAACCTCGGCTACAACATCGCCCTGTATCCCGTCACCCTCCTGCGCCTCGCGATGGGGGCGGTCGAGGACGGGCTGCGAACCATCGCCGCGGAGGGCACCCAGGGGTCCCTGCTGCCCCGCATGCAGACCCGCTCCCGTCTGTACGAACTCCTCGGCTACGAGGAGTACTCGGCCTTCGACTCGGCCGTCTTCGACTTCACCCTCCCGCCGGGCAACTGA